One genomic window of Halogeometricum rufum includes the following:
- a CDS encoding PRC-barrel domain-containing protein translates to MAPDTDTRTPRRSGRPVSDLTDTPVYTRDGYRLGCVAGVAVNVDAERASGVLVGDVREDRFPDLQTGRRGVSVPYDRIDGVGDVVVVDVPGSAFGATPAEGTESADLSEALTDAGRRRRRSETR, encoded by the coding sequence ATGGCCCCTGACACCGACACCCGGACACCGCGTCGCTCCGGCCGGCCGGTATCGGACCTGACCGACACGCCGGTGTACACCCGCGACGGCTACCGACTGGGGTGCGTCGCCGGCGTCGCGGTGAACGTCGACGCCGAACGGGCGTCCGGGGTGCTCGTCGGCGACGTGCGCGAGGACCGATTTCCGGACCTCCAGACCGGGAGACGGGGGGTCAGCGTCCCGTACGACCGAATCGACGGCGTCGGCGACGTCGTCGTCGTGGACGTCCCGGGGTCGGCGTTCGGCGCCACGCCGGCCGAGGGGACGGAGTCTGCGGACCTGTCCGAGGCGTTGACCGACGCCGGCCGTCGACGGCGACGGTCGGAGACGCGCTGA